The genomic region CCCCTAAGTACGGGAACGACGACCCGTACGTCGACGAGGTCGCAGCCGAGCTCTACGATACGTGGTCTAGAACCGTCCAGGAATACAAGAATTGGCTGGGCCAGCCGTACCGCCCTAGTACGCTCTCAGTGACCTCTCAGGTAGTGCTTGGAAAGGCCTGCGGCGCAACTCCGGACGGTAGGAGGGCTGGCGAGCCCCTCGCCGACGGATCCTGCTCTGCATACCCAGGGACCGATGTGAAGGGCCCCACCGCTCTCCTAAAGTCTGCGACTCGCATAAACGCCTTAAACCTACAGTCTACGCTGCTGAACATGAAGCTAAACCCCATGGCGGTAGCGGGCTACGCTGGCTCTAAGAAGCTAATCTCCCTAATCGAGGCCTACTTTAAGCTAGGAGGCTACCACATCCAGTTCAATATCGTCGACTCAAACATGCTCCGCGACGCCCAAAGACACCCTGAGAGGTACCCAGACCTAATGATAAGAGTGGCTGGCTTTACCGCTAGGTTCGTAGAGCTCGGGCGCGACGTACAAGACGAGATAATTAGGCGTACTGAGTACCAAGAGGTATGGGCTTGACCGTAAATCCACCGGGCGCGAAGATAATCGGCTTAGTCACTGAGGTTAAGAGGTTCTCGCTGCACGACGGCCCAGGCATAAGAACCACCGTCTTCGTCAAGGGCTGTCCGCTTAGATGTAAGTGGTGCTCCAACCCAGAGACGTGGAGCCCGCACCCAGAGATATACTTCATCGCCAAGAGGTGTGCGAATTGTGGCGCGTGCGCGCGGGCGTGCCCTACCCCGGGGGCAATTAGCATGGCGCACAGCAGTAGAATAGATAGAGGGCGCTGCGCGCGGTGCATGAAGTGCGTCGAAGCCTGCCCTAACGGGGCGCTCAGGAAGGTCGGGGACTACGTGACCCCTGAGGAAGTAGCTGAAGAAGTTATGAAGGACTACGTCTTCTACGTGAGCTCCAACGGCGGCGTTACGGTTAGTGGAGGAGAGCCCCTATACCAGCCCGGCTTTACCTCAGAGCTACTCAGGATTTGCCGTGAAGAAGGGGTGCACACATGCCTCGACACCAGCGGGTACGCGGAGCCGAGCGTTGTGGAGGAGGTACTTAGGCACGTAGACCTAGTCCTACTAGACATTAAGCACATGGACCCGGTGGAGCACAAGAGGTGGACGGGGGTGTCCAACGACTTAATAATAAAGAACGCGGAGCTAATGGTGAGGAGGTGCGAGGTGAGGATATCAATACCCCTCGTGCCCCGGGTCAACATAGACAGCGAGAACTTAAGGAGGGTGGCGGAGTTTGCAGCATCCCTAGGCGTTAAGTTCATCGACCTGCTCCCAATCCACAGGCTCGGAGAGAGTAAGTACGAGTACCTAGGCCTAAGGCCTCCGTTCCACGAGTTCGAGGAAGTACCTCTTGAGGAAGTAGGCAAGATAAGGAGGTTGTTCGAGTCCTACGGCTTTAAGACAACCGTTGGGAGAGGCGTTCTTTAGCGCGAGGCCGGATCTTATTAAGCCCAAGCAGCCGCTAAGGCAGCCCCTCGGCCACGGTGCTCAGTGCTTTGCAAAGGAGCGCCGGCAAATATCAACGAGCCCCTCAGCGCTCTAATTCAGCACCCTCAATACCTTGTACAGCGTGTCTCTTTGCGCAGGCACCCTTCCCGCCTCCCTAATCATCCTGACGAGCTCCTCAACCGACATGGGCCTACTGTACGGCGACCCTGCCGCCCTAGAGATGTTTTCCTCCATGAGCGTGCCCCCGACATCGTTACAGCCAGCGTGAAGCAGCGCCTGAACTAGCTTAGGGCCCAGCTTCACCCAGGAGGCCTGGATGTTCCTAATGTAGTTGCTGAAGTACACTCTAGCGACCGCGTGCGTCTTGACGTCCTCGATGCCAGAGGAGCTCGGCCTGGCCCCGTGCTTAAGGTAGAGCTCAGTGTTGTAGTGCACGAAGGGTAGTAGGACGAACTCCGTGAAGCCCCCCGTCTCCTTCTGTAGGTCCCTAACTACCTTTAAGTGCCTTACCTTGTGCGCGTCCCCCTCTACGTGGCCGTACATCATCGTCGCCGTCGACGGTATGCCCAGCCTATGCGCAGCCCTCACTATATCTACCCACAGCTCAGTGCTAATTTTGCTCGGACATATCGTCCTCCTGACGTCGTCATCTAAGATTTCGGCCGCCGTCCCAGGGATGCTGTCTAGGCCCTCCTCCTTAAGCGCCCTCAGGACCTCCCGGTGAGGTAGGCCGGAGGCCTCAGCCATGTAGTGTACTTCCTGCGGGGAGAACGCGTGGATGTGTATGCTCGGGAACTTCCTCTTAATCTCCCTAACCATGCCTAGGTAGTAGTCTAGCGACAGCTTTGGGTTTATGCCCCCCTGAATACAGACCTCAGTGGCCCCCCTCTCGAAGGCCTCCTCAACCTTCCTAAGGACCTCCTGAGTGCTCAAGGTCCAGGACCTCTCAGCCTCCCTAGTAGAGAATGCGCAGAACTTGCAGTTGTTAATACAGTAGTCCGTGTACTGTATGTTCCTGTTGACGACGAAGGTGACGACGTCTCCTACAGCCAGCCACCTAAGGTAGTCTGCGCAGGCAACGGTAAGCCAGGCCTCTAGGCCCCGGCTCCTTAGGAGGCTGAGCGCGTCCTCCTCGTCGATGTCCTTCAGGCTCAGCGCCCTGTCTAGAGCCTTCGCCACGTCCGGGTCGATGTACTTGAGGGAGGAATCTATGGCGGCCGGGTAGTCCTCGTACCTAGAAGGCCTCAAGCTCCCTCCTAACGAGGCCGTCATCACCAACCAGCAGCTCGATCCTACCTCTTAAGCCTTCGTGGACGTAGCCCTCCTTCGCTATGAACCTAGGGTACACCGCCAGCCTCTCCCTCAGCAAATAGCCGCGCTTCTCACACACTTCTTTAAGCAGGGAGGGGCTCGGCCAAGGCCTCTGAGGATTTATGTAGTCCACTGTGAGGGGGGAGACCCCTCCCCAATCGTTAATGCCAGCGTCGATGTATAGCTCGAAGCGCTCCTCTAAATTAGGCGGGGCCTGGACGCTGACCTCCCCTTTGAAGACCAGCCTGGCTATGGCTATGGCCTTAAGCATCTCAGTGAGCGGGGGAGGCCTACACGCGCCCATGGGGGTCCCCTCGTGGGGTTGGAAGTTCTGGACTATGACCTCCTGGATGTGCCCGTACCTCTCATGGAGCCTCTTGATCATGAATAGCGACTCCACCCTCTCCTCGACAGTCTCCCCTATGCCCACTAAGATGCCGGTGGTGAAGGGCACCCTCAGCCTCCCGGCGCCCTCGATCGTTCTAAGCCTGGCCCTGGGGTGTTTGGTCGGCGACCACTCGTGAGGCATCCCGGGCATACAGAGCCTCTCGCTCCCACACTCTAACATTAGCCCCATGCTCACGACGTATGGCTTAAGCGCCTCTATTTCCTCAGGCTCAAGGACCCCGAGGTTTACGTGTATCAGTAGCGTACTGCTCCTCTCCAATATAGCGTCGCAGACGTCGCAGACGTACTCAGTGAAGGAGCTATAGCCGAGCGACCTCAACCTCTCCCTTACTTGAGGGTATCTGGCCTCTGGCTTCTCACCGGTGCATAGCAGGACCTCCTTGACCTTGGCCTCCTCAGCGCGCTTAACTAGCTCGAGGACCTCGCCGACGCTCATGAAGACAGCTTGAGGGTCCCAGGGCTCCCTCCTAAAGCCACAGTACTTGCACTTGTTCCTACAGATGTTGGTTAGGGGGACGAAGACCTTCCTAGAGTACGTGAGCACTCTCCCAAAGCACCTGTCCCTCGTGAAGCTGGCGGCCTTTAGGAGCTCGATGAGCTCCTCCCCCTCAGCTCTAGCTAGGACTAGTGAGTCAGTGAGCGTGAGCTCCCCCTTTAGAGCTCTACTCAGCGCTTCAACGAACACCTCTCTAACCATCTCTTCGCACCGCTTGACCGTTAAGCAGGCTTAAGATATTGTAGAGCAGTAAGCTTACTTAAGGCCTAGTGCTTGATGTAGGTTTGGCTAAGTCGCTAACTATTCTACACGTCACTCGTCAGTAATTGGAGTAGGAAGCTGTCAGCAACAATTTGTATCGAAGCAATCATGTGCTAATTGTAGGGTACTCACTTGAGCCATGTCCGGTTAAGGTCGAGGTGGGCGATGAAAAGCACTAAGCTTGTCGAGGCTGATGCTTTAATTGATACTGGAGCTGCACCTACGGCTATACCTCGTAAGGTGGTCCTTGGCTTAGAGCTTGAGCCAATGCGGGGAATCCATAGTTGAGACTAGCGCTGGAGCTAGAGCGCAGGGATATGGTAAGGCTAGGGGGAGGTGAAGTCGCGCCAGCGCTCATTTCAGACGTAGTAGACGACTATTAATTAGCACAACGGCCTAGAAACCCTAGGATACGAATAGACCTACCTAAGGAGAGCTCAGAGAGTGACGCTCTTGCTTTACTAAACAAAAGTGTGGAGAGGGCCGATGGCCCCTTCGCACCACCACTATCTGTAAGCGAGTCAAGCCTTATAGGGCGGGTTTCACAGATCCCTAGACAATCCAACTACATTATTGACGCTAAGCCCGCCCTCTACACTAACTACCTACCTACAAGTAAGTAAGGTTTCTCAGCCTAGGTGGTTTGAAGGCCCTACTTAATGATAGATAATTGGCGCAGGGCCTTGACCTAATTGCTCAGTACATGTCTACGGTAGCACCTTTACTTTCACCCTAGAAGCTACTGTTCTCTGCTTTTCATCTAGTGTTAGGAGAGGCTTATTGTGCTGTAAGGCCTGGGCTATGTATAGTGCATCGTAGACTGTTACGTTATGCCTCGACGCTATCTCAAAGCTGTGCTCCATGTACTTCTCCTCGGGCTCTATGGTCATGTTTTTCTTACGGTACGACTCGAAGAGAGCTAGGATCTCCCTCGCGTCGTCTTCGCTGATCGCTTTTCTTTGGCTCATGCTCCTCCATAACGCGTTGTAGAATTCCTTGACTACGTGGTCTATGGAGATCGTTTGAACCATGAACGGCGCTATCTCCCTCCACTCGTCTTCGCGGAGGAAGAACGCTACCACAGCTGAGGCATCAACCACTATCACGATCCTCCCTCACGCAGGTCGCTGAAAAGCCTCTAGGTACCTGCCAGCGGGCATCTTCAAGCCTACTGAGAATCTTCTCGAAGTTCTCGCTCGCTTCTATTTTCCTCACAGTCTCCTCGAGGAACCTTCGAACTTCCTCCGCCCAGTTAACCCTGCCCTTGTACTTCTCCATCTTCTCCTTAATCTCCTTCCCTATCTTTACGCTAAACACGCTGCTCAAAGCTGTCCGTGGACTCTACGGTAGACCTAATTAATAAACCTTAACGCTCCACTAAAACGTAGGACCCATGGAAACGGGGGTGGCCCCTTCTTCAAGGATCTCCTTAGCGCTTCAGCGAACCCCTAACTGCTAAGCCTACTGGTTGGCGAAACCTTAGCTAGGTCGTTAATTATCCTGGACAGGCTCCGCCTAGCCTTCATGTCCTCCCTCCAGTCCTCAGGAAGCCTCACCTTGAACCTAGCCCTAGCCGCCCTGTAGTCCATAATGATTATCGCCCCCCTGTCCTCAGGCCCCCTTATTAGCCGCCCAGCTGCTTGAGCGAGCGCCACTATGCACGGGGCCTCCCAAGCATACTCATCTGCGAGCTCTCTGAACTTAGCCCTGTAGAGCTTAACTAAGGCTTCTTGGAGCTGGCTCTTCTTAGGGTAGGGGAGCCCGACCATGATCACCGCGGACAGTAAGCCGCGGCCCTC from Candidatus Nezhaarchaeota archaeon harbors:
- a CDS encoding glycyl-radical enzyme activating protein is translated as MGLTVNPPGAKIIGLVTEVKRFSLHDGPGIRTTVFVKGCPLRCKWCSNPETWSPHPEIYFIAKRCANCGACARACPTPGAISMAHSSRIDRGRCARCMKCVEACPNGALRKVGDYVTPEEVAEEVMKDYVFYVSSNGGVTVSGGEPLYQPGFTSELLRICREEGVHTCLDTSGYAEPSVVEEVLRHVDLVLLDIKHMDPVEHKRWTGVSNDLIIKNAELMVRRCEVRISIPLVPRVNIDSENLRRVAEFAASLGVKFIDLLPIHRLGESKYEYLGLRPPFHEFEEVPLEEVGKIRRLFESYGFKTTVGRGVL
- the cofH gene encoding 5-amino-6-(D-ribitylamino)uracil--L-tyrosine 4-hydroxyphenyl transferase CofH, with translation MRPSRYEDYPAAIDSSLKYIDPDVAKALDRALSLKDIDEEDALSLLRSRGLEAWLTVACADYLRWLAVGDVVTFVVNRNIQYTDYCINNCKFCAFSTREAERSWTLSTQEVLRKVEEAFERGATEVCIQGGINPKLSLDYYLGMVREIKRKFPSIHIHAFSPQEVHYMAEASGLPHREVLRALKEEGLDSIPGTAAEILDDDVRRTICPSKISTELWVDIVRAAHRLGIPSTATMMYGHVEGDAHKVRHLKVVRDLQKETGGFTEFVLLPFVHYNTELYLKHGARPSSSGIEDVKTHAVARVYFSNYIRNIQASWVKLGPKLVQALLHAGCNDVGGTLMEENISRAAGSPYSRPMSVEELVRMIREAGRVPAQRDTLYKVLRVLN
- the cofG gene encoding 7,8-didemethyl-8-hydroxy-5-deazariboflavin synthase CofG; its protein translation is MVREVFVEALSRALKGELTLTDSLVLARAEGEELIELLKAASFTRDRCFGRVLTYSRKVFVPLTNICRNKCKYCGFRREPWDPQAVFMSVGEVLELVKRAEEAKVKEVLLCTGEKPEARYPQVRERLRSLGYSSFTEYVCDVCDAILERSSTLLIHVNLGVLEPEEIEALKPYVVSMGLMLECGSERLCMPGMPHEWSPTKHPRARLRTIEGAGRLRVPFTTGILVGIGETVEERVESLFMIKRLHERYGHIQEVIVQNFQPHEGTPMGACRPPPLTEMLKAIAIARLVFKGEVSVQAPPNLEERFELYIDAGINDWGGVSPLTVDYINPQRPWPSPSLLKEVCEKRGYLLRERLAVYPRFIAKEGYVHEGLRGRIELLVGDDGLVRRELEAF
- a CDS encoding type II toxin-antitoxin system VapC family toxin; protein product: MIVVDASAVVAFFLREDEWREIAPFMVQTISIDHVVKEFYNALWRSMSQRKAISEDDAREILALFESYRKKNMTIEPEEKYMEHSFEIASRHNVTVYDALYIAQALQHNKPLLTLDEKQRTVASRVKVKVLP
- a CDS encoding CopG family transcriptional regulator — encoded protein: MSSVFSVKIGKEIKEKMEKYKGRVNWAEEVRRFLEETVRKIEASENFEKILSRLEDARWQVPRGFSATCVREDRDSG